The candidate division KSB1 bacterium DNA segment GCGCCAGAAAAGTGATTTTGATTGACGCCACCATTGACGGCGCGCCGGTTGGGACCGTGCGCCGTCTTACCCCGCGTTTCTCCAAAGATTATCCCCGTACCCTTGCCGCCCACGACATCGGCCTGAAAGATCTGCTGGATGCTTTTTACTTGCTTGGCAATCCGTCGGAAGTGATCTTATTTGCAGTTTCCGTCAATCCGTTGCAGGAAATGGGCACCGAATTGTCCTTACAGCTTGCCGACCAAGTGTCTGTGCTTGCGCAAATGGTAGTGAACGAATTACATCGCGACCCCAAAGAAGCTTTACGATAAACCGCTGGTCATCGGCGCGGCGTAAATTTTGTCTCACTCACCTTCATGTAAGGAGGAGCTATGCAAAAACAATTTTATTTATTCGGAGGGCTAACTTGCGCCGCTCTACTGCTTTGCGCTTGCGGCGAAAAACCTCGAGAGGTTTCCGGCCGCCTGCAAGAACAGATCGCATTCGGGGAAAAGATTTTCGCGGAGAAAGCGTGTGGCAAGTGTCACGGCAGCGCCGCCGAGCCTGCACCGCTGGAGAGGAAGGCGCCCGACCTGACCTCCGTTTTTTTGGCGATGGATACGCTCTTGGTGAAAACCCATCTCCAGTTCACCGAGTTGAGCCAGATGCCCCCCATCGAATTGTCCCGGCAGGAAATCAGCGCATTGACGCAGTACGTCGCCACCCTCCATGGCAAAGCCAACACCAATCCAAATCTCGACGAAGCGGACGGCGTTTGCCCGATTTGTGGCGCGCCAGTGAAGTTTTCGGAGGCAGAAGCCAACCATTTGAAAGTGACTTATCAAAACAAAGATTATTACTTCGAATGCCCCGACTGCAAAATTGTTTTTGACCGGGATCCGGCTTGGCGATCACAAAGCGGCTATGCAACGGCGAAGTGATACTGACGCTATTCTTAGAAATGAGAAATTCGGTTTGCCGTTTCTCGAGTTTAGCAAAGCCAGCTCCTCTTCGGTATTGAAAATCAAAAGCGCTGCGGCTGGCATAGTGTTTGTCATTTGTGCAATTGAGCGATCATTCACCTGACTTTCCGGTTCAACGATGCATGAGCTATCAATCGCCAGCGCCATTGTTGATACGGTGACGCAGGAAATCAAACGACAGAATTTGCCGCCGGTGCAAACGATCGTAGTCCGCATCGGCGCTTTGAGCAGCGTCGTTCCGGAGGCGCTGCAGTTTGGCTTCGAGGCGATCATTCCCGACACGTTGCTTGCCAACACCAAATTGCAAATCGAGTGGACGCCGGTGCAGGGAAAATGCCGCGTTTGCAACCACGAGTTTACAGTTGAAGATTTTGTGTTTGCTTGTCCCGCCTGTCAATCAGGACAAATAGAAGTTACACGTGGAGATGAATTGGAGATTGCGTTTTTGGAAGTTGACGAGGTCGAAAATCGAGGATAGAGAATTAGCAGGTTTTGGTGATAGGCCAAATGGTTAGGAGAGGTCAGATCATCTCTTCAAACTCTTTAATCGTAAGACCAAGATCGTTGATGATACCGGCGAGCGTCTTTGGTTTGATGACTCTCTCTTTGTGGATGGGAATGACAACACGGACGCCGTCGCCCTGACGCAAATAAACCGCAGGGCTTCCCTTTTGTCTATCTTTCTCGAAAACCGAGTTTCAGAGCCACGCGGACCAAATCGGATGAAGTTGCCTGGCGCCAGCGCGCACTCATGCTGCAACCTGCATGGGTTGGAAAAGCAATTCCTCTGCAGGCGGCATTTCACCATGCGCGCGCAGACTTTCCAAATAGAGAGCTATGGCCTCTTTTATGTTTTCGACGGCTTCCTCGTAAGTATCGCCTTGAC contains these protein-coding regions:
- the hypA gene encoding hydrogenase maturation nickel metallochaperone HypA codes for the protein MHELSIASAIVDTVTQEIKRQNLPPVQTIVVRIGALSSVVPEALQFGFEAIIPDTLLANTKLQIEWTPVQGKCRVCNHEFTVEDFVFACPACQSGQIEVTRGDELEIAFLEVDEVENRG
- a CDS encoding type II toxin-antitoxin system HicB family antitoxin, encoding MPNHRQNQRPKKFYHYTVVFEREPDGGYHAFCPALKGCHSQGDTYEEAVENIKEAIALYLESLRAHGEMPPAEELLFQPMQVAA
- a CDS encoding hydrogenase maturation protease translates to MLTDSGVLILGIGNVLMGDEGIGVHVVRHLQNLPLPEGVECLDGGTGSFNLLEPMQRARKVILIDATIDGAPVGTVRRLTPRFSKDYPRTLAAHDIGLKDLLDAFYLLGNPSEVILFAVSVNPLQEMGTELSLQLADQVSVLAQMVVNELHRDPKEALR